A DNA window from Paraburkholderia sp. IMGN_8 contains the following coding sequences:
- a CDS encoding DUF2894 domain-containing protein, whose amino-acid sequence MSSGGTAVTSGAQAKLDAWREQGADRLDPIRFHFIEALDRRAAGHSGEARRILDARLSKLIEAYADDLERAAFKTRDAGSAASRGVPARGALAGLIDYIASHAPADGGGSAAGNVVLAVPRSASYPELEMLDYFRELSSKVRAERQVRQSLEQVPGNAGPLNSSSLVHRSLSLMRELSPGYLQQFLSYVDALSWMEQMNGGGALASKDAPRAGSARKSARGKSR is encoded by the coding sequence GTGAGTAGTGGCGGCACGGCGGTGACAAGCGGCGCCCAAGCGAAGCTCGACGCATGGCGCGAGCAGGGCGCCGATCGCCTGGATCCCATCCGCTTTCATTTCATCGAGGCGCTGGACCGGCGGGCGGCCGGCCACAGCGGCGAGGCGCGACGTATCCTGGATGCCAGGCTGTCCAAACTGATCGAGGCCTATGCCGACGATCTCGAGCGCGCCGCATTCAAGACTCGCGATGCCGGTAGCGCGGCATCGCGAGGCGTGCCCGCTCGCGGAGCGCTTGCCGGACTGATCGATTACATCGCCAGCCATGCGCCGGCGGATGGCGGCGGGTCCGCAGCGGGTAACGTTGTCCTGGCCGTGCCCCGGTCCGCCTCCTACCCGGAACTGGAGATGCTCGATTACTTCAGAGAACTCTCGTCCAAGGTCAGGGCGGAGAGGCAGGTGCGGCAGTCGCTGGAGCAAGTGCCTGGGAATGCGGGGCCGCTCAACTCGAGTAGCCTCGTGCACCGATCGCTCTCGCTGATGCGCGAGCTGTCGCCAGGTTATCTCCAGCAGTTCCTGTCGTACGTCGACGCCTTGTCGTGGATGGAGCAGATGAACGGCGGCGGCGCCTTGGCCAGTAAAGATGCGCCTCGCGCCGGGAGCGCCAGAAAGAGTGCCCGGGGCAAATCGCGCTAG